The proteins below are encoded in one region of Euryarchaeota archaeon:
- a CDS encoding 50S ribosomal protein L1, with amino-acid sequence MVDKKNVIKAVSEVLESSKGKRKFKQTVELAINLKGVDLSVPKNRIDEEIVLPKGRGRTPKVAVFASGELAVKARKVADLVVAPEEIEKLSGDKRKARKVATEMNFFIAEAPLMPTIGKTLGTVLGPRGKMPRPMPPQGDPAPMINGLKNAIRVRSRDRVTFHAPVGTEEMSAEDLADNIVAVIDRVTVKLEHGAQNLGGVYVKASMGPAVKVEVS; translated from the coding sequence ATGGTGGACAAGAAAAACGTCATCAAGGCCGTAAGCGAAGTCCTCGAATCCAGCAAAGGCAAGAGGAAGTTCAAGCAGACGGTCGAGCTCGCCATCAACCTCAAGGGTGTCGACCTCTCGGTGCCAAAAAACCGCATCGACGAGGAGATAGTCCTCCCGAAGGGCCGCGGCCGCACACCCAAGGTGGCCGTCTTCGCCTCCGGCGAATTGGCGGTCAAGGCGCGAAAGGTCGCTGACCTCGTCGTTGCCCCGGAGGAGATCGAGAAGCTCTCCGGCGACAAGAGGAAGGCGCGGAAAGTCGCCACCGAAATGAATTTCTTCATCGCGGAAGCGCCGCTGATGCCCACCATCGGTAAGACGCTCGGTACAGTGCTCGGCCCTCGCGGCAAGATGCCGCGTCCGATGCCGCCGCAGGGCGACCCCGCTCCGATGATAAACGGCCTCAAGAACGCCATACGCGTTCGAAGCCGCGACCGCGTCACGTTCCACGCGCCCGTCGGCACGGAGGAGATGTCCGCCGAGGATCTCGCGGACAACATCGTCGCGGTCATCGACCGTGTGACGGTCAAGCTCGAGCACGGTGCGCAGAACCTCGGAGGCGTCTACGTGAAGGCCTCCATGGGGCCCGCCGTGAAAGTCGAGGTGAGCTAA
- a CDS encoding 50S ribosomal protein L10 yields the protein MAHVAPAKKEEVARLVTMLKGGSVVAIANVEGIPANAIQKIRKQLRQDAQIKVSKNTLLTLALKEAEGHHPQLGTLVEKIDGQTALIVTNMSPFKLYRKLESSKSSAPARGGEVAPADIMVKKGDTPFKPGPIVGELQKAGIPAAIDQGKVVIKSDKTVVKAGERIPQELAAALTRLEIFPLIVGVDLKAAYDEGLVYGPDSLSVDYLGKLLQAHQEAVNLAVYAGITEPGTIQMLVGVSHSKALALASVMLEKNPEAVSEAIKAALASRAAAPAADAGESGKEEKKKEKEEQPSEEEAMGGLGSLFG from the coding sequence GTGGCCCACGTCGCACCGGCGAAGAAAGAGGAAGTCGCGCGCCTCGTCACCATGCTCAAGGGCGGCTCCGTCGTCGCCATCGCCAACGTCGAGGGCATCCCCGCGAACGCGATCCAGAAGATCCGCAAACAACTCCGCCAAGACGCCCAGATAAAGGTCAGCAAGAACACGCTCCTCACCCTCGCTTTGAAGGAAGCGGAGGGGCACCACCCGCAACTTGGGACCCTCGTCGAGAAGATCGACGGCCAGACGGCCCTCATCGTCACGAACATGAGCCCGTTCAAGCTCTACAGGAAGCTTGAAAGCTCGAAGAGCAGCGCCCCGGCGCGAGGCGGCGAAGTCGCCCCCGCCGACATCATGGTCAAGAAAGGGGACACGCCGTTCAAGCCGGGCCCAATCGTCGGTGAACTCCAGAAGGCCGGCATCCCGGCCGCCATCGACCAGGGCAAAGTCGTCATCAAGAGCGACAAGACCGTCGTCAAGGCCGGCGAACGCATCCCGCAGGAACTTGCCGCGGCCCTCACTCGCCTCGAGATTTTCCCGCTCATCGTCGGCGTCGACCTAAAGGCCGCCTACGACGAGGGACTCGTCTACGGCCCTGACAGCCTCTCCGTCGACTACCTTGGAAAACTCCTACAGGCCCACCAGGAGGCCGTGAACCTAGCGGTCTATGCCGGGATAACGGAGCCGGGCACAATACAGATGCTCGTCGGTGTGAGCCATTCGAAGGCGTTGGCGCTCGCTTCCGTCATGCTCGAGAAGAACCCCGAGGCCGTGAGCGAGGCCATCAAGGCCGCGCTCGCAAGCCGTGCCGCAGCACCGGCGGCCGACGCGGGCGAGTCGGGCAAGGAAGAGAAGAAGAAGGAGAAGGAAGAACAACCAAGCGAGGAAGAGGCGATGGGCGGGTTGGGATCCCTCTTCGGATAG
- the rpl12p gene encoding 50S ribosomal protein P1, which produces MEYVYSALVLHAAKKEISEANVKSVLTAAGVKADETRVKALVGSLDGVDIEAAIKTAAMAAAPAAAAPSGGDDKKEKKEKKEEVSEDEAAAGLGALFG; this is translated from the coding sequence ATGGAATACGTCTACAGCGCGCTCGTATTGCACGCCGCCAAGAAGGAGATCAGCGAAGCGAACGTCAAGAGCGTCCTCACCGCCGCCGGCGTCAAGGCCGACGAGACGCGCGTGAAGGCCCTCGTCGGCTCACTCGACGGTGTTGACATCGAAGCGGCGATCAAGACCGCGGCGATGGCCGCGGCGCCCGCGGCGGCAGCGCCCTCCGGTGGCGACGACAAGAAGGAGAAGAAAGAGAAGAAGGAAGAGGTCTCGGAAGACGAGGCGGCGGCCGGTCTGGGCGCTCTCTTCGGTTAG
- a CDS encoding antitoxin VapB family protein produces MATKTINLTTDAYKRLASLKRGSESFSDVVNRLTGKYALLDLIGIFDDRTADELRKAKKDFDRRLRKDMDRIARRMS; encoded by the coding sequence ATGGCGACGAAGACGATCAACCTCACCACCGACGCCTACAAGCGCTTGGCGAGCCTCAAGCGCGGGAGCGAGAGTTTCAGCGACGTCGTGAACCGGTTGACGGGGAAGTACGCGCTTCTGGACCTTATTGGAATCTTTGACGACCGCACCGCGGACGAGCTACGAAAGGCCAAGAAAGACTTCGACCGTCGGCTGCGAAAGGACATGGATCGGATCGCCCGGCGGATGAGTTGA
- a CDS encoding PIN domain-containing protein: MVVLDTDFVIDLTRGVEPAAELLRTLAEGYEPLAVSSVTVMQLHHGVARARRPAAEMARVDRALRGAATYAFTHDIAAIAGRLEGDLEEAGTPIGLSDVMIAATALHHGEPIVTRNTRHFRLVSGLHLLDY; the protein is encoded by the coding sequence ATGGTGGTGCTGGACACGGATTTCGTCATAGACCTCACGCGGGGGGTCGAACCGGCCGCCGAGCTGCTGCGTACCTTGGCAGAAGGGTACGAGCCGCTGGCCGTGAGTAGCGTGACCGTGATGCAGCTCCATCACGGCGTGGCCCGCGCCCGGCGGCCCGCCGCCGAGATGGCCCGCGTAGATCGGGCCTTGCGAGGGGCGGCCACCTACGCCTTCACCCATGACATTGCCGCGATTGCTGGAAGGCTTGAAGGTGACTTGGAGGAAGCCGGCACGCCTATCGGCCTCTCCGACGTGATGATCGCCGCCACGGCCCTTCATCACGGGGAGCCGATAGTGACGCGGAACACGCGCCATTTCCGGCTCGTGTCCGGGCTCCATCTTCTCGATTATTAG
- a CDS encoding YkgJ family cysteine cluster protein, with protein sequence MGSAPALHVFKCTQCEKCCTDLKGRAAGVGGRRDFKALERPGVYSLATTGGIQLWAWEREKLSAIAKARGLPLRTAPAMVFADAKLGAVVLVYEVLNRSCPFFKTPVCTIYEDRPLVCGAFPVLPGGRDMGFTAFCPEVVVPAANDDATATLVAAYGDTARHALKIRDVTARVSSLLGFMVASGGLSPVKDLSEKAVDAMVERRRIDLHMAMGACGMFSKTDVEDQVKIFSLETVPPGDAAPRLRPPSH encoded by the coding sequence ATGGGCTCGGCCCCTGCCCTCCACGTGTTCAAATGCACCCAGTGCGAGAAATGCTGCACCGACCTAAAGGGCAGAGCCGCCGGAGTGGGGGGTCGGCGCGACTTCAAAGCACTCGAGCGCCCCGGCGTCTACTCGCTCGCCACGACGGGCGGCATACAGCTGTGGGCGTGGGAGCGCGAGAAACTCTCCGCTATCGCCAAGGCGCGCGGGTTGCCGCTTCGCACGGCCCCTGCCATGGTCTTCGCGGACGCGAAACTTGGAGCCGTCGTGCTCGTCTACGAGGTCCTGAACCGCAGCTGCCCGTTCTTCAAGACTCCAGTGTGCACCATCTATGAGGATCGCCCTCTCGTCTGCGGGGCGTTCCCGGTCCTTCCGGGTGGCCGCGACATGGGTTTCACGGCGTTCTGCCCGGAGGTCGTGGTGCCGGCCGCGAACGATGACGCGACCGCGACGTTGGTCGCTGCGTACGGTGATACCGCCCGCCACGCGCTAAAGATCCGCGACGTGACCGCTCGCGTCTCGTCACTTCTTGGTTTCATGGTGGCAAGCGGCGGGTTGAGCCCGGTGAAAGACCTCTCGGAAAAAGCGGTCGACGCGATGGTCGAACGGCGCCGCATCGATCTCCACATGGCGATGGGGGCCTGCGGAATGTTCTCGAAGACGGACGTTGAAGATCAAGTGAAGATCTTTTCGCTCGAAACGGTTCCTCCGGGCGATGCAGCGCCCCGGCTGCGTCCCCCCTCACATTGA
- a CDS encoding VOC family protein, whose product MTTTRPTHFEILADNVERAEKFYKNTFGWKFATMPGPEPYWTINTGDDNTKGINGGLMPAKAVPGWPRGAFICTMNTKTLDADLKKVTANGGTIVAPKRAVPTMGWVAYCKDTEGNVFGVWQDDKNAK is encoded by the coding sequence ATGACCACGACAAGACCGACACACTTCGAGATCCTGGCGGACAACGTCGAACGCGCCGAGAAGTTCTACAAGAACACGTTCGGCTGGAAGTTCGCGACGATGCCCGGCCCGGAACCCTATTGGACCATCAATACGGGCGACGACAACACGAAGGGGATAAACGGCGGCCTCATGCCGGCAAAAGCGGTGCCCGGCTGGCCGCGCGGCGCGTTCATCTGCACGATGAACACGAAGACGCTCGACGCCGACCTCAAGAAGGTCACGGCGAACGGCGGCACGATCGTCGCCCCGAAGCGCGCCGTCCCGACGATGGGATGGGTCGCCTACTGCAAGGACACCGAGGGCAACGTCTTTGGCGTCTGGCAGGACGACAAGAACGCGAAGTAA
- a CDS encoding DUF4332 domain-containing protein has translation MASPEIEKLRIVLDYVPCDACLRIPCDDQELFCSLCSRITRTVAHKQIVRRKVLVESPEPELGIEPVVPIGETPPPLAAKEEPATITMEEPRPVEAAVTQPTEPAAASTPSDEPPAVVTQERLQREDSAAPAMAPAMSETDDEPVIEVKRPQRKSRREAESAGAVDDFFSVVRPADKPLSRKSDYEPVGFDWELGDDKWADDLLAQANRPDDAPSPEALIKEDPLAELARRETESKPEGIVPEQEPPRESPPPPEVEGLDRLAETPESRTEAPPETAWPEERAVEDAFESVEDEPLEAFEEVPDTGHDAQWARPEEPEASELEVLDEDESHGELEVLGEEGPESELEVLGEEEPTRPPWEAPMVEETRSEPQSEAIEARVSPLPEEPTPPETRHQPETARPEKPARRFALPKIALPFGKKKRGKEEGERKPGAPSQSSQLPEAPVAPAMHEPEARTTETFEEVSEAEVVAETAEAVEVVEAEPLEAEAVGVDAMEAEVAEGETLEAETVDMEAEERLGGPVGAHVEEAVEPEGRRRRTIQGQDVELAKVPGIGALYGVRLAKGGVKSLVDLLDLDIESFSQRTGISARLLSRWQGIADLALHAKVPMREAEVLVRAGIVSTEHLASSSTTAVVEKALNAARDLEIAEEEIDISEPSVAAWIEAAQRA, from the coding sequence ATGGCCAGTCCTGAAATAGAGAAGCTCCGAATCGTCTTGGACTACGTCCCTTGCGACGCCTGCCTTCGCATCCCTTGCGATGACCAGGAACTGTTCTGCTCGCTTTGCAGCCGGATAACCCGCACCGTCGCCCACAAGCAGATCGTGAGACGCAAAGTCCTCGTCGAAAGCCCGGAACCGGAACTCGGGATAGAGCCCGTCGTCCCAATCGGGGAGACGCCGCCGCCTCTCGCGGCCAAGGAAGAGCCGGCGACCATCACCATGGAGGAGCCCCGACCGGTAGAAGCCGCCGTCACGCAGCCGACCGAGCCGGCGGCCGCCTCGACTCCTTCAGACGAGCCGCCGGCCGTCGTGACGCAGGAACGTCTCCAAAGGGAAGACAGCGCGGCACCGGCGATGGCGCCAGCCATGTCGGAGACGGACGACGAACCGGTCATAGAGGTCAAACGGCCGCAGCGAAAATCCAGGCGCGAGGCGGAAAGCGCAGGCGCGGTGGACGACTTCTTCAGTGTCGTTCGCCCCGCGGACAAACCCCTTTCCAGGAAATCGGACTACGAGCCGGTGGGCTTCGATTGGGAACTCGGTGACGACAAGTGGGCAGACGACCTCCTCGCCCAGGCGAACAGGCCGGACGACGCGCCGTCGCCTGAGGCCTTGATCAAGGAAGACCCGTTGGCGGAGCTCGCCCGCCGGGAGACCGAGTCGAAGCCCGAAGGCATCGTGCCGGAACAGGAACCGCCCCGCGAGAGCCCCCCCCCACCCGAGGTCGAGGGATTGGATCGTTTGGCCGAGACGCCCGAAAGCCGAACGGAGGCGCCGCCGGAGACGGCCTGGCCGGAGGAGCGCGCCGTCGAGGACGCCTTCGAATCTGTCGAGGACGAGCCGCTTGAGGCGTTCGAGGAGGTCCCCGACACGGGTCACGACGCGCAGTGGGCCCGGCCGGAAGAACCTGAAGCCTCGGAGCTTGAGGTCCTTGACGAAGACGAGTCCCATGGTGAACTCGAGGTCCTTGGCGAGGAGGGTCCCGAATCCGAGTTGGAAGTGCTCGGTGAAGAGGAGCCCACCCGACCGCCTTGGGAGGCGCCAATGGTCGAAGAGACGCGAAGCGAACCTCAATCCGAGGCGATCGAGGCGCGCGTTTCGCCCTTGCCCGAGGAGCCGACGCCGCCCGAGACCCGGCATCAGCCGGAAACGGCGCGGCCGGAGAAGCCAGCTCGCAGATTCGCATTACCAAAGATCGCCCTTCCTTTCGGCAAGAAGAAACGAGGCAAGGAGGAGGGCGAACGGAAGCCCGGCGCGCCATCCCAGTCGAGCCAACTGCCTGAGGCGCCAGTGGCCCCGGCGATGCACGAGCCAGAGGCCCGAACGACCGAGACCTTTGAGGAGGTCTCCGAGGCCGAGGTAGTCGCCGAGACCGCTGAAGCGGTCGAAGTCGTCGAGGCGGAACCCCTGGAGGCGGAGGCCGTTGGGGTCGACGCGATGGAGGCCGAGGTAGCCGAAGGAGAGACTCTCGAGGCGGAGACCGTCGACATGGAAGCGGAGGAGCGCCTCGGTGGTCCGGTCGGCGCCCACGTCGAGGAAGCGGTCGAGCCCGAAGGCCGTCGCCGAAGAACGATCCAGGGCCAAGACGTGGAGCTTGCGAAGGTGCCCGGGATCGGAGCCCTTTACGGCGTGCGCCTTGCCAAGGGCGGCGTGAAGTCGCTTGTGGACCTTTTGGACCTCGACATCGAGAGTTTCAGCCAGAGGACGGGGATAAGCGCGCGGCTCTTGAGCCGGTGGCAGGGGATCGCCGACCTAGCGCTACATGCGAAGGTGCCCATGCGCGAGGCCGAGGTCCTGGTACGGGCAGGCATCGTCTCGACCGAGCATCTCGCGTCGTCCAGTACGACGGCAGTGGTCGAAAAGGCGTTGAACGCTGCACGCGACCTTGAGATCGCCGAAGAGGAGATCGACATATCGGAGCCATCGGTCGCCGCCTGGATAGAAGCGGCTCAGCGCGCCTGA